A genomic stretch from Falco naumanni isolate bFalNau1 chromosome 4, bFalNau1.pat, whole genome shotgun sequence includes:
- the NDUFB6 gene encoding NADH dehydrogenase [ubiquinone] 1 beta subcomplex subunit 6, whose product MSGYTEDEKLRLQQLRALRRRWLRDQELSEREPVLPRRQLGPVAAFWERFLQPGGFWRHQVFKAFQSGTFVLTRVLVPAWIILYCLKYHIMKDPHGVVVSNPRIFPGDRILETGEIIPPLKEEPSEHH is encoded by the exons ATGAGCGGCTACACCGAGGACGAGAAGCtgcggctgcagcagctgcgCGCCCTGCGGCGCCGCTGGCTGCGGGACCAGGAGCTGAGCGAGCGGGAGCCCGTCCTGCCGCGGCGGCAGCTGGGGCCGGTGGCCGCCTTCTGGGAACGGTTCCTGCAGCCCGGCGGGTTCTGGCGGCACCAG GTGTTCAAGGCCTTCCAGAGCGGCACCTTCGTCCTGACGCGGGTCCTCGTCCCCGCCTGGATCATCCTCTACTGCTTGAAGTACCACATCATG AAAGATCCGCATGGTGTTGTTGTGTCAAATCCACGGATATTCCCA GGGGACAGAATTTTAGAGACGGGAGAAATTATTCCACCCCTGAAAGAAGAACCCAGTGAGCACCACTGA
- the EEF2KMT gene encoding protein-lysine N-methyltransferase EEF2KMT isoform X1 → MAGPHLGPRFQRPFLAARQLCTFPWPELEQNLRTSADSSLLRDILHATVLHPLCVKYPPSAKYRRCFLTELIKKHESTASEPLDELYDTLADVLNEEESTHCYKNYLLPTGDCVTLSESVAIISGGTTGLVTWDAALYLAEWAIENSAVFSNRTVLELGSGIGFTGIAICKTCNPKTYIFSDYHHCVLKQLTENIHLNGFVLEPETTQHVQTQTRGQEAEATNSQNPKLIVAELDWGSVTEKQLLDLQSDVIIAADVVYDPEIILALIGMLQKLSTLRADRKPPEVYVAFTIRNPDTYHLFQAELAKVGIGWQIIPAHSNSIFLCDVQPNVTILQLFI, encoded by the exons ATGGCTGGGCCGCATCTGGGCCCCCGCTTCCAGCGGCCTTTCCTGGCGGCCCGGCAGCTCTGCACCTTCCCCTGGCCG GAACTTGAGCAGAACCTACGGACCTCGGCGGATTCCTCCCTGCTCCGGGACATCCTGCACGCG ACCGTTCTCCACCCTTTGTGTGTGAAATATCCCCCTTCAGCTAAGTACAGAAGATGCTTCCTAACTGAACTCATCAAAAAG CACGAATCCACGGCATCTGAGCCCCTGGATGAATTGTACGATACACTGGCAGATGTTTTAAATGAGGAAGAATCTACTCACTGTTACAAAAACTACTTACTG CCCACAGGAGATTGCGTTACCCTTTCTGAGAGTGTGGCAATTATCTCTGGAGGGACCACAGGGCTCGTCACATGGGATGCTGCTCTTTATCTTGCTGAATGGGCAATAGAGAACTCTGCAGTTTTTAGTAACAG GACAGTCTTGGAATTAGGAAGTGGGATTGGCTTCACTGGAATTGCCATCTGTAAAACCTGCAATCCCAAGACATACATATTTAGTGACTACCACCACTGTGTTCTCAAACAGCTGACAGAAAATATCCATTTGAATGGCTTTGTCTTGGAGCCTGAAACTACCCAGCACGTGCAAACACAGACCCGAGGCCAGGAGGCAGAAGCAACAAATTcccaaaaccccaaattaaTTGTTGCAGAACTTGACTGGGGCTCAgttacagaaaagcagctgttggACCTTCAATCCGACGTCATCATTGCAGCAG ATGTGGTATATGATCCAGAGATAATTTTAGCCCTTATTGGTATGCTACAAAAACTCTCCACTTTGAGAGCAGATAGAAAACCTCCCGAGGTCTACGTTGCTTTCACAATTCGTAATCCAGACACGTATCACCTGTTCCAGGCTGAACTTG CTAAAGTTGGCATTGGATGGCAGATTATTCCAGCCCAcagcaacagtatttttctctgtgatgTGCAGCCAAACGTAACTATTCTACAGCTATTTATATAG
- the EEF2KMT gene encoding protein-lysine N-methyltransferase EEF2KMT isoform X2, giving the protein MAGPHLGPRFQRPFLAARQLCTFPWPELEQNLRTSADSSLLRDILHATVLHPLCVKYPPSAKYRRCFLTELIKKHESTASEPLDELYDTLADVLNEEESTHCYKNYLLPTGDCVTLSESVAIISGGTTGLVTWDAALYLAEWAIENSAVFSNRTVLELGSGIGFTGIAICKTCNPKTYIFSDYHHCVLKQLTENIHLNGFVLEPETTQHVQTQTRGQEAEATNSQNPKLIVAELDWGSVTEKQLLDLQSDVIIAADVVYDPEIILALIGMLQKLSTLRADRKPPEVYVAFTIRNPDTYHLFQAELDQQEPSHPCNKIILKSGNVRERH; this is encoded by the exons ATGGCTGGGCCGCATCTGGGCCCCCGCTTCCAGCGGCCTTTCCTGGCGGCCCGGCAGCTCTGCACCTTCCCCTGGCCG GAACTTGAGCAGAACCTACGGACCTCGGCGGATTCCTCCCTGCTCCGGGACATCCTGCACGCG ACCGTTCTCCACCCTTTGTGTGTGAAATATCCCCCTTCAGCTAAGTACAGAAGATGCTTCCTAACTGAACTCATCAAAAAG CACGAATCCACGGCATCTGAGCCCCTGGATGAATTGTACGATACACTGGCAGATGTTTTAAATGAGGAAGAATCTACTCACTGTTACAAAAACTACTTACTG CCCACAGGAGATTGCGTTACCCTTTCTGAGAGTGTGGCAATTATCTCTGGAGGGACCACAGGGCTCGTCACATGGGATGCTGCTCTTTATCTTGCTGAATGGGCAATAGAGAACTCTGCAGTTTTTAGTAACAG GACAGTCTTGGAATTAGGAAGTGGGATTGGCTTCACTGGAATTGCCATCTGTAAAACCTGCAATCCCAAGACATACATATTTAGTGACTACCACCACTGTGTTCTCAAACAGCTGACAGAAAATATCCATTTGAATGGCTTTGTCTTGGAGCCTGAAACTACCCAGCACGTGCAAACACAGACCCGAGGCCAGGAGGCAGAAGCAACAAATTcccaaaaccccaaattaaTTGTTGCAGAACTTGACTGGGGCTCAgttacagaaaagcagctgttggACCTTCAATCCGACGTCATCATTGCAGCAG ATGTGGTATATGATCCAGAGATAATTTTAGCCCTTATTGGTATGCTACAAAAACTCTCCACTTTGAGAGCAGATAGAAAACCTCCCGAGGTCTACGTTGCTTTCACAATTCGTAATCCAGACACGTATCACCTGTTCCAGGCTGAACTTG ACCAACAGGAGCCATCCCATCCTTGTAACAAGATTATCTTGAAGTCTGGAAACGTACGTGAGAGGCACTGA